A region of Streptomyces sp. NBC_01750 DNA encodes the following proteins:
- the hrpB gene encoding ATP-dependent helicase HrpB, with product MIREDVLAGLPVQSAVPALGRALDTHGCAVLCAPPGTGKTTLVPLVLSGLVGGGPVRRVVVAEPRRIAARAAARRMAWLLGEQVGGKVGFTVRGERVVGRGTVVEVVTTGVLLQRLQRDQELAGVDVVILDECHERHLDADTVAAFLLDVRAALRPELRLVAASATTDAQGWARLLGDAPVVEAAGIAHPVEVVWAPPPQPVRPPHGMRVDPALLTHVASVVRRALAERAGDVLCFLPGVGEIGRVARQLAEIGAEVLQVHGRAPAAVQDAVLAGSSEGRRVVLATSVAESSLTVPGVRIVVDAGLAREPRTDHARGLSALTTLRASQATARQRGGRAGREAPGTVYRCWTEAEDARLTRFPSPEIKVADLTAFALQAACWGDPTASGLALLDPPPAGALAAAHSVLAAIGALDAAGRATERGVRMARLGLHPRLARALLDGAHEVGARRAAEVVALLSEEPPREYGDDLATAWRTARRGGDGYAGRWRQEARRLASSLPGPHPAPSSSDASSSDTSRLGSGRGSAPDSAPRSPAGPGSDDAVAGLVAALAFPERVARARGEGAFLMASGTGGELADGSRLRSAPWLAVAVADRPAHAASARVRLAAVIDEDTARTAASHLLVAGEEVHWENGDVVAREVERLGAVELSVRALKNPDPALVREALLEGLRREGLQLLRWTREAQSLRERLAFLHRELGAPWPDVSDAALPDRTDEWLEPELSRARRRADLGRIQAGQALQRLLPWASGDAARLDELAPERIEVPSGSRIRVEYGGAQPVLAVKLQELFGLRETPTVSGVPVLVHLLSPAGRPAAVTADLASFWKDGYRSVRAELRGRYPKHPWPEDPSTAEPTRHTKARLGREAGS from the coding sequence GTGATCCGCGAAGACGTCCTCGCCGGCCTGCCCGTACAGAGCGCCGTACCCGCGCTCGGGCGTGCGCTCGACACGCACGGCTGCGCGGTGCTGTGCGCGCCGCCCGGGACCGGCAAGACCACGCTCGTACCGCTGGTGCTGTCCGGGCTGGTGGGTGGCGGTCCTGTGCGGCGTGTGGTGGTCGCCGAGCCGCGGCGGATCGCGGCGCGTGCCGCGGCCCGGCGGATGGCGTGGCTGCTCGGCGAGCAGGTCGGCGGGAAGGTCGGTTTCACCGTGCGCGGCGAGCGGGTCGTGGGGCGCGGGACGGTGGTGGAGGTCGTGACCACCGGTGTGCTGCTGCAGCGGCTGCAGCGCGACCAGGAGCTGGCCGGGGTCGACGTGGTGATCCTCGACGAGTGCCACGAGCGGCACCTGGACGCGGACACCGTGGCCGCGTTTCTTCTGGATGTACGGGCCGCGCTGCGGCCGGAGCTGCGGCTGGTCGCGGCCTCGGCGACCACGGACGCGCAGGGCTGGGCGCGGCTGCTCGGCGATGCGCCGGTGGTGGAGGCGGCCGGGATCGCACATCCGGTGGAAGTGGTCTGGGCGCCGCCGCCGCAGCCCGTGCGGCCGCCGCACGGCATGCGGGTCGATCCGGCGCTGCTGACGCATGTGGCCTCGGTGGTGCGGCGGGCGCTGGCCGAGCGCGCGGGCGATGTGTTGTGTTTCCTTCCCGGAGTGGGTGAGATCGGCCGGGTCGCGAGGCAGTTGGCGGAGATCGGGGCGGAGGTGCTCCAGGTCCACGGGCGAGCCCCGGCGGCGGTGCAGGACGCGGTGCTCGCGGGCTCTTCGGAAGGACGGAGGGTGGTGCTGGCCACCTCGGTCGCGGAATCGAGCCTGACGGTGCCAGGAGTGCGGATCGTCGTGGATGCGGGTCTGGCGCGCGAGCCGCGTACCGATCACGCACGGGGCCTGAGCGCGCTGACCACACTGCGGGCCTCGCAGGCGACGGCGCGGCAGCGCGGGGGGCGGGCCGGCCGCGAGGCTCCTGGCACGGTGTACCGCTGCTGGACCGAGGCGGAGGACGCCAGGCTGACTCGCTTCCCTTCGCCCGAGATCAAGGTTGCCGACCTGACGGCGTTCGCGCTGCAGGCGGCGTGCTGGGGCGATCCGACGGCCTCCGGCCTGGCGCTGCTCGACCCGCCTCCGGCCGGCGCGCTGGCCGCGGCGCATTCGGTTCTTGCCGCCATCGGCGCGCTGGACGCGGCGGGCCGGGCGACCGAACGGGGCGTGCGGATGGCCCGGCTGGGCCTGCATCCGCGGCTGGCGCGGGCGCTGCTGGACGGCGCGCATGAGGTGGGCGCGCGCCGGGCGGCCGAGGTGGTCGCGCTGCTCAGTGAGGAGCCGCCGCGGGAGTACGGCGACGACCTGGCCACGGCCTGGCGCACGGCGCGCCGTGGTGGCGACGGGTATGCGGGGCGCTGGCGGCAGGAGGCCCGGCGGCTGGCGTCGTCGCTGCCCGGTCCCCACCCTGCCCCTTCCTCTTCCGACGCTTCCTCCTCAGACACTTCGCGGCTCGGCAGTGGGCGGGGCTCCGCCCCGGACTCCGCGCCTCGATCGCCGGCGGGGCCTGGTTCCGACGACGCCGTCGCCGGCCTCGTCGCGGCGCTCGCGTTTCCCGAGCGGGTGGCCCGTGCCCGGGGCGAGGGCGCGTTTCTGATGGCCTCCGGGACCGGGGGCGAGCTCGCCGACGGGTCGCGGCTGCGCAGCGCGCCCTGGCTCGCCGTCGCCGTCGCGGACCGGCCCGCGCACGCCGCCTCGGCGCGTGTGCGCCTCGCCGCCGTCATCGACGAGGACACGGCGCGTACTGCCGCATCGCATCTGCTCGTCGCAGGCGAGGAGGTCCACTGGGAGAACGGCGATGTCGTCGCCCGCGAGGTGGAGCGGCTCGGGGCCGTCGAGCTCTCCGTGCGCGCGCTGAAGAATCCGGACCCCGCTCTGGTACGCGAAGCCCTGCTCGAGGGGCTGCGGCGCGAGGGGCTCCAGTTGCTGCGCTGGACGCGGGAGGCGCAGAGCCTGCGCGAGCGGCTCGCCTTTCTGCACCGGGAGCTGGGCGCGCCCTGGCCGGATGTGTCGGATGCCGCGCTGCCGGACCGTACCGATGAGTGGCTGGAACCGGAGCTGTCCAGGGCCCGGCGGCGGGCCGATCTCGGGCGTATCCAGGCCGGTCAGGCGCTGCAGCGGCTGCTGCCATGGGCGAGCGGCGACGCGGCCCGGCTCGATGAGCTGGCGCCGGAGCGGATCGAGGTGCCGAGCGGCTCGCGGATCCGGGTGGAGTACGGCGGGGCTCAGCCGGTCCTGGCCGTGAAGCTCCAGGAGCTGTTCGGTCTTCGGGAGACTCCCACGGTCTCGGGCGTGCCGGTGCTGGTGCATCTGCTCTCCCCCGCCGGACGGCCCGCGGCGGTCACCGCGGACCTGGCGTCCTTCTGGAAGGACGGATACCGGTCCGTACGCGCGGAGTTGCGCGGTCGCTACCCCAAGCATCCCTGGCCCGAGGACCCGTCAACGGCGGAGCCGACCCGGCACACCAAGGCGCGGCTCGGCAGGGAAGCCGGAAGCTGA
- a CDS encoding DUF3068 domain-containing protein, whose protein sequence is MRRRASLVLLAFAVFFTALSPLLRWYAFPRLVKIPPSQYQEMVLEAKPATLLDYGTLQAKRVEKVTIVQTLKGNVEESEKIERSAGRDVVVWDSLSYVQGPDGKMVSQIPERYIFDAHSQAPVHATGEMVDGDAVRREGIEFKWPFLTEKRDYQYFDAQARTSAPIHYKGTKKFRGLDVYYFEQTIPWTKVPYPRKMPIPGVDATTLEKQTGTTRWYTTKRMFWVDPVTGGPVNGEEIHREELRGGTLLGGRDKVTAFAGHVRMRPDYVDSTVELVKSQRQLVLLMTSYLPWGFLLLGGGLLALALVLEARGRRPRAPAEEREPEPVPA, encoded by the coding sequence ATGCGCCGCAGAGCCAGCCTCGTACTCCTCGCCTTCGCCGTCTTCTTCACCGCGCTCTCGCCACTGCTGCGCTGGTACGCCTTCCCTCGGCTGGTGAAGATCCCGCCCAGCCAGTACCAGGAGATGGTGCTGGAGGCGAAGCCCGCGACCCTGCTCGACTACGGCACCCTGCAGGCGAAGCGGGTCGAGAAGGTCACCATCGTGCAGACCCTCAAGGGCAATGTGGAGGAGTCCGAGAAGATCGAGCGCAGCGCCGGCCGTGACGTCGTTGTCTGGGACTCGCTCTCCTACGTCCAGGGGCCCGACGGCAAGATGGTCTCCCAGATCCCCGAGCGCTACATCTTCGACGCACACAGCCAGGCGCCCGTGCACGCCACCGGCGAAATGGTCGACGGCGACGCGGTGCGGCGCGAGGGCATCGAGTTCAAGTGGCCGTTCCTCACCGAGAAGCGGGACTACCAGTACTTCGACGCCCAGGCCCGTACGTCGGCGCCCATCCACTACAAGGGGACGAAGAAGTTCCGCGGGCTCGACGTCTACTACTTCGAGCAGACCATCCCGTGGACCAAAGTGCCGTACCCGAGAAAGATGCCGATTCCCGGCGTCGACGCGACCACGCTGGAGAAGCAGACCGGCACCACCCGCTGGTACACCACCAAGCGGATGTTCTGGGTCGACCCGGTCACCGGCGGTCCCGTGAACGGCGAGGAGATCCACCGGGAGGAGCTGCGCGGCGGCACGCTGCTGGGCGGCCGGGACAAAGTGACCGCGTTCGCCGGGCATGTGAGGATGCGCCCGGACTATGTGGACTCCACTGTCGAACTGGTCAAGTCCCAGCGACAGTTGGTGCTGCTGATGACCTCGTACCTGCCCTGGGGCTTCCTGCTCCTGGGCGGTGGACTGCTGGCCCTCGCGCTGGTCCTCGAGGCGCGCGGCCGGCGGCCGCGCGCCCCGGCCGAGGAGCGCGAGCCGGAGCCGGTCCCCGCCTGA
- a CDS encoding SPW_0924 family protein has protein sequence MRALVAAALGLAAAFALVLTITAIGAPPGETSPEPLLTTVPGPKK, from the coding sequence ATGCGTGCCCTCGTCGCCGCCGCCCTCGGGCTGGCCGCCGCCTTCGCCCTCGTCCTCACCATCACCGCGATCGGCGCCCCTCCCGGCGAGACCTCGCCCGAGCCGCTGCTGACCACCGTCCCGGGCCCCAAGAAGTAG
- a CDS encoding lytic transglycosylase domain-containing protein — protein MAAQFGRRLRKGATTTAVAAVAVAALSASQAPGVTHAASGGSREASEATPPPGTPVTGNSPYYTDLPPLNTPDKPGTSIDLPATGTAEAGIPATVLAAYKQAEQTIAGSDPGCHVPWQLLAAIGKVESGQARGGNVDANGTTLSPILGPVLNGVGFANISDTDNGAYDGDATHDRAVGPMQFIPSTWEKWGEDANSDGRRDPNNIYDAALAAGRYLCADGRDLAVKTHLDRAILGYNHSQEYLRTVLSWFEYYKRGTHGVPDGTGVLPVGRTPDSSVPAPTHIPTPAPSTPGSTGPTPTPTPSPSKPGGPGGKPTPTPTPTPTPTPSPSPVTRLEDAGTTELAAMAGHEFTARPTVRVKNAAGRTVPLQAVGFEIVGDTDALFAGGKKSVVLHTGADGTVTAPVLQAGEKTGTFTVRAKVVGPRVPVVDFTATVTVRAADAIARTEEKVLTAAPGTEFADAVEVKATYKGAIASGVAVTATMITAADDPAVNDKGPYFKDADGKTVRTLTELKTDPNGVLKLPKIYADDATGTFLLRLTTAGGATVTIELKVAAPAA, from the coding sequence ATGGCAGCGCAATTCGGCCGCCGACTGCGCAAGGGAGCGACGACGACCGCGGTTGCCGCGGTTGCCGTGGCCGCACTCTCCGCCTCGCAGGCGCCCGGCGTCACGCACGCCGCCTCGGGCGGCAGTCGGGAAGCGTCCGAGGCGACCCCGCCCCCCGGCACCCCGGTCACCGGCAACTCCCCGTACTACACCGACCTTCCGCCGCTGAACACGCCTGACAAACCGGGTACTTCGATAGATCTGCCCGCGACAGGCACGGCCGAAGCGGGCATACCGGCTACCGTCCTCGCGGCCTACAAGCAGGCCGAGCAGACCATCGCGGGCTCGGATCCCGGCTGCCATGTCCCGTGGCAACTGCTCGCCGCGATCGGCAAGGTGGAGTCCGGACAGGCTCGCGGCGGCAACGTCGACGCCAACGGCACCACGCTCTCCCCGATCCTCGGGCCGGTCCTCAACGGCGTCGGCTTCGCGAACATATCGGACACCGACAACGGCGCCTACGACGGCGACGCGACGCACGACCGCGCGGTCGGCCCGATGCAGTTCATCCCCTCCACCTGGGAAAAGTGGGGCGAGGACGCCAATAGCGACGGACGCAGGGACCCCAACAACATCTATGACGCCGCGCTCGCCGCGGGACGCTACCTCTGCGCCGACGGCCGCGACCTGGCGGTCAAGACCCACCTCGACCGCGCGATCCTCGGCTACAACCACTCGCAGGAGTATCTGCGTACGGTCCTGTCCTGGTTCGAGTACTACAAGCGCGGCACCCATGGGGTGCCGGACGGCACCGGTGTGCTGCCGGTCGGCAGGACACCCGACAGTTCGGTGCCTGCGCCGACCCACATTCCCACGCCGGCCCCGTCCACTCCCGGCAGCACCGGCCCGACCCCGACCCCGACTCCCTCGCCGTCGAAACCGGGTGGCCCGGGCGGAAAGCCCACCCCGACCCCGACCCCCACGCCGACGCCGACGCCGAGTCCCTCGCCCGTCACCCGTCTCGAGGACGCGGGCACCACGGAGCTGGCCGCCATGGCCGGCCACGAGTTCACCGCGCGGCCCACGGTGCGGGTGAAGAACGCCGCAGGCCGGACCGTCCCGCTGCAGGCCGTGGGCTTCGAGATCGTCGGCGACACGGATGCCCTTTTCGCCGGCGGGAAGAAGAGCGTCGTCCTCCACACCGGGGCGGACGGAACGGTCACGGCACCGGTCCTCCAGGCCGGTGAGAAGACCGGCACGTTCACGGTCCGGGCCAAGGTGGTGGGCCCACGGGTGCCCGTCGTCGACTTCACCGCGACCGTCACAGTCCGGGCCGCGGACGCGATCGCGAGGACCGAGGAAAAGGTTCTGACCGCCGCCCCCGGCACCGAGTTCGCAGACGCCGTCGAGGTCAAGGCCACCTACAAGGGCGCCATCGCCTCGGGTGTGGCGGTGACCGCCACCATGATCACCGCCGCGGACGACCCGGCAGTCAACGACAAGGGTCCGTACTTCAAGGACGCCGACGGCAAGACGGTCCGCACGCTCACCGAGCTGAAGACCGACCCCAACGGAGTCCTGAAGCTCCCGAAGATCTATGCGGACGATGCGACGGGCACCTTCCTGCTCCGTCTCACCACCGCCGGCGGCGCGACCGTGACCATTGAGCTCAAGGTTGCCGCACCGGCTGCCTGA
- a CDS encoding DUF4184 family protein gives MPFTLSHAAAVLPGIRRDGTARGPLVASALVAGSFAPDMTYFADTAIPGAMEFGDVTHSVVGIFTVDVLIAAALTGVWLLLREPLLALVPHAWRGRAYAFVRGQDWHGRGLPTLAALFYVSAVLGSTTHVVWDSFTHLDRWGMKVFPLLGEVVAGFPMYLYFQYGGSALALLVLGWFTGSALWRQPRSQAPDSLPVLHGRERWWAWALLAGCVAAGGVHRCLRWYAYWGEIHTPLDIIPTACFGAGAGLALGLVLYAVGVRLRHRSRADAPGSSLPPVRSGRGSG, from the coding sequence ATGCCGTTCACGCTGAGCCATGCCGCGGCGGTGCTGCCGGGCATCAGGAGAGACGGGACCGCGCGCGGACCGCTCGTCGCGTCGGCACTCGTCGCCGGCTCGTTCGCCCCCGACATGACCTACTTCGCCGACACCGCGATCCCGGGCGCCATGGAGTTCGGCGATGTGACGCACTCGGTGGTCGGCATCTTCACGGTGGACGTGCTGATCGCCGCGGCGCTGACGGGGGTGTGGCTTCTGCTGCGCGAGCCGCTGCTGGCCCTGGTGCCGCACGCGTGGCGCGGCAGGGCCTACGCCTTTGTCCGGGGACAGGACTGGCATGGGCGTGGACTCCCCACGCTCGCGGCCCTGTTCTATGTCTCGGCCGTCCTCGGATCGACCACCCATGTGGTGTGGGACAGCTTCACTCATCTGGACCGCTGGGGCATGAAGGTCTTCCCGCTGCTCGGCGAGGTGGTGGCGGGCTTCCCGATGTATCTCTACTTCCAGTACGGCGGCTCCGCGCTCGCCCTGCTGGTCCTCGGCTGGTTCACCGGGTCCGCCCTGTGGCGGCAGCCCCGCTCCCAGGCGCCCGACTCCCTCCCCGTACTGCACGGGCGGGAGCGGTGGTGGGCCTGGGCGCTGCTGGCGGGGTGCGTGGCGGCCGGGGGCGTGCACCGGTGCCTGCGCTGGTACGCGTACTGGGGAGAGATCCACACGCCGCTCGACATCATCCCGACGGCGTGCTTCGGGGCGGGCGCGGGTCTCGCCCTGGGGCTGGTGCTGTATGCCGTGGGGGTGCGGCTGCGGCACCGCTCGCGCGCGGACGCTCCCGGCTCCTCGCTGCCGCCGGTGCGTTCCGGCAGGGGATCGGGCTGA
- the polA gene encoding DNA polymerase I: MAETASKKTPDNRPRLLLMDGHSLAYRAFFALPAENFTTATGQPTNAIYGFASMLANTLRDESPTHFAVAFDVSRKTWRSQDFPEYKANRSKTPDEFKGQVELIGELLDTMNAVRFAVDGFEADDIIATLATQAEAAGFEVLIVTGDRDSFQLVSEHTTVLYPTKGVSELTRFTPEKVEEKYGLTPQQYPDFAALRGDPSDNLPGIPGVGEKTATKWISQFGSFAELMERAEEVKGKVGQALRDHLDSVKLNRHLTELVRDVELPKAVADLERAPYDRSALKGFLEVLEIRNPSLRERLLAVDPGAEEEEAPAPAAGVELDGTVLSTGELAPWLEQHGGQPLGVATVDTWALGTGSVAEIALATAAGPAAWFDPTQLNEADERAFADWLADAGRPKVMHNAKGAMRVFPEHGWSVDGVTMDTALAAYLVKPGRRSFALDALAVEYLGRELAPAAADGQLAFGSDEQAEADALMAQARAVLDLGEAFTARLIEVGAADLLHDIELPTSELLARMERHGIAADRSHLEAMEQQFGGAVQQAVKEAHAAVGHEFNLGSPKQLQEVFFGELNLPKTKKTKTGYTTDADALAWLAAQTEHELPVIMLRHREQARLRSTVEGLIKTIAADGRIHTSFSQIVAATGRLSSTDPNLQNVPVRTDEGRAIRHGFVVGEGFESLMTADYSQIELRVMAHLSEDEGLLEAFASGEDLHTTVASQVFAVERSAVDAEMRRKIKAMSYGLAYGLSAFGLSQQLNIEAAEARGLMDTYFERFGGVRDYLRRAVDEARATGYTETMLGRRRYLPDLNSDNRQRREAAERMALNAPIQGTAADIVKIAMLNVDRALREAKLSTRLLLQVHDEIVLEVSPGERDRVEELVRREMSSAVSLRAPLDVSVGVGPDWESAAH, encoded by the coding sequence GTGGCTGAGACGGCATCGAAGAAGACCCCAGACAACCGACCGCGCCTGCTCCTCATGGACGGGCACTCCTTGGCGTACCGGGCGTTCTTCGCGCTGCCCGCGGAGAATTTCACGACCGCGACCGGTCAGCCGACCAACGCCATCTACGGCTTCGCGTCGATGCTGGCGAACACGCTGCGCGACGAGTCGCCCACGCATTTCGCGGTGGCTTTCGACGTCTCACGCAAGACGTGGCGCTCGCAGGACTTCCCCGAGTACAAGGCGAACCGCTCCAAGACCCCGGACGAGTTCAAGGGCCAGGTCGAGCTGATCGGTGAGCTCCTGGACACCATGAACGCCGTGCGGTTCGCGGTGGACGGCTTCGAGGCGGACGACATCATCGCCACCCTCGCCACCCAGGCCGAGGCCGCCGGCTTCGAAGTGCTGATCGTCACCGGCGACCGCGACTCCTTCCAGCTGGTCAGCGAGCACACCACCGTGCTCTACCCCACCAAGGGCGTCTCCGAGCTGACCCGCTTCACCCCGGAGAAGGTCGAGGAGAAGTACGGCCTCACGCCTCAGCAGTACCCGGACTTCGCCGCCCTGCGGGGCGACCCCTCGGACAACCTGCCGGGCATCCCGGGTGTCGGTGAGAAGACCGCCACGAAGTGGATCAGCCAGTTCGGTTCGTTCGCGGAGCTGATGGAGCGCGCAGAGGAGGTCAAGGGCAAGGTCGGGCAGGCCCTCCGCGACCACCTGGACTCCGTCAAGCTCAACCGCCACCTCACCGAGCTGGTGCGGGACGTGGAGCTGCCGAAGGCCGTCGCCGACCTCGAGCGCGCGCCGTACGACAGGAGCGCGCTGAAGGGGTTCCTGGAGGTCCTGGAGATCCGCAACCCGAGCCTGCGCGAGCGGCTCCTCGCGGTCGACCCGGGCGCCGAGGAAGAGGAGGCCCCGGCCCCCGCCGCCGGCGTCGAGCTGGACGGCACGGTGCTCTCCACCGGCGAGCTCGCCCCCTGGCTCGAGCAGCACGGCGGGCAGCCGCTCGGCGTGGCCACCGTCGACACCTGGGCACTGGGCACCGGCAGCGTCGCCGAGATCGCGCTCGCCACGGCCGCGGGACCTGCCGCCTGGTTCGACCCCACCCAGCTGAACGAGGCCGACGAGCGGGCCTTCGCCGACTGGCTCGCGGACGCCGGCCGGCCGAAGGTCATGCACAACGCCAAGGGCGCCATGCGGGTCTTCCCCGAGCACGGCTGGAGCGTCGACGGCGTCACCATGGACACCGCGCTCGCCGCCTATCTGGTCAAGCCCGGCCGCCGCTCCTTCGCGCTGGACGCGCTCGCCGTCGAGTATCTGGGCCGTGAGCTCGCCCCGGCCGCCGCCGACGGCCAGCTCGCCTTCGGCTCGGACGAACAGGCCGAGGCCGACGCCCTGATGGCGCAGGCCCGCGCGGTCCTCGACCTCGGCGAAGCGTTCACCGCCCGGCTGATCGAGGTCGGTGCGGCCGACCTGCTGCACGATATCGAGCTGCCCACTTCGGAGCTGCTGGCCCGGATGGAGCGGCACGGCATCGCGGCCGACCGCTCCCATCTGGAAGCGATGGAGCAGCAGTTCGGGGGTGCCGTGCAGCAGGCGGTGAAGGAGGCGCACGCCGCCGTCGGGCACGAGTTCAACCTCGGCTCGCCCAAGCAGCTGCAGGAAGTCTTCTTCGGCGAGCTGAATCTCCCCAAGACCAAGAAGACCAAGACCGGTTACACCACCGACGCGGACGCGCTGGCCTGGCTGGCGGCCCAGACCGAGCACGAGCTGCCGGTCATCATGCTGCGCCACCGTGAACAGGCCCGGCTGCGCTCCACCGTCGAGGGCCTGATCAAGACGATCGCGGCCGACGGCCGTATCCACACCAGCTTCAGCCAGATCGTGGCCGCGACCGGCCGGCTCTCCTCCACCGACCCGAATCTCCAGAATGTGCCGGTGCGCACGGACGAGGGCCGCGCCATCCGCCACGGCTTTGTCGTCGGCGAGGGCTTCGAGTCGCTGATGACCGCCGACTACAGCCAGATCGAGCTGCGCGTGATGGCGCATCTGTCCGAGGACGAAGGCCTGCTGGAAGCGTTCGCCTCCGGTGAGGACCTGCACACCACCGTCGCCTCCCAGGTGTTCGCCGTGGAGCGGTCCGCGGTCGACGCGGAGATGCGCCGCAAGATCAAGGCCATGTCGTACGGACTGGCGTACGGCCTCTCGGCGTTCGGCCTCTCCCAGCAGCTGAACATCGAGGCGGCCGAGGCGCGCGGCCTGATGGACACCTACTTCGAGCGGTTCGGCGGAGTCCGCGACTATCTGCGCCGCGCCGTCGACGAGGCCCGCGCCACGGGATACACGGAGACGATGCTCGGCCGACGCCGCTATCTCCCCGACCTCAACAGCGACAACCGGCAGCGCCGCGAGGCCGCCGAGCGGATGGCGCTCAACGCCCCGATCCAGGGCACGGCCGCGGACATCGTCAAGATCGCGATGCTGAACGTGGACCGGGCCCTGCGCGAGGCGAAGCTCTCCACCCGGCTGCTGCTCCAGGTCCACGACGAAATCGTCCTGGAGGTCTCGCCGGGCGAGCGCGACCGGGTTGAGGAACTGGTCCGCAGAGAGATGTCCTCGGCCGTGTCCCTGCGCGCACCGCTGGACGTCTCGGTCGGCGTCGGCCCCGACTGGGAGTCCGCCGCGCACTGA